One region of Bactrocera neohumeralis isolate Rockhampton chromosome 5, APGP_CSIRO_Bneo_wtdbg2-racon-allhic-juicebox.fasta_v2, whole genome shotgun sequence genomic DNA includes:
- the LOC126760372 gene encoding uncharacterized protein LOC126760372: protein MREHTTVPNVFRVACSQNVNTKPQIHKNVDDAKKQQQPQQQQPAEQSGQQQKPKILVHTSTLTNATTSATTKANNIRANGAVGELTSKQQQQTLSNDNNTTSGGISNGTNTHTDSTQNTMQPCNITNSAMLHNHSLQPHKLTATASIERANFGGSVTQTGRREQFQQQLQQQKSQQSLYGTLPRSMPAAALQRNSSAGNNKNNRDLNGITASGVINTISGSLPSATALAAADRNGSRSNSSLTSDLNGGFASANATHSKSNKLNGIQPQQMHKSREFLVTRPGGRMSHYQQQRMRQCGNNNGLQQRYGNGGYLWILTPVAASISVAIVMAAIAGPQWLFTEEKLPNANYNGTANFNMMDDGAYITKYTKSSLWILCTALQGVDTYNCIKIDYFPKEGYQPDPHDSTPAIPYTVTKSCPFFLASGVFLLISFIVFLVPTCSHQNNLYYFSAGIMFIVSGLLMLIGLIAYISILKAEIGSKLRSRSSLQPPLFKVTYGQSFFLFVIGFITTEFVGLLNIFLYISLQEIGYYNHLPCFNITNLQEKLKEGEIPQSHTYKSYKHSTASAAVAPTVRKPQQGPRLGTNSHHQVHNVCLPPTTAEMELNGKQLLQHTHGFVPCRKHPNAAEAFVNSDLERRYYFEKSQQPKCNLHSKNFAKSLNELYTDSVAGLPPPPPSAVKMGGVSQTLPRMPMQYTQFGDFTQDYPLTRSVSTTTDIYPSHNSRHATPHIERRNRRNMATNTRPLDPAVVTLSESERGAESENERSQRRRRQLADSQSDSCYDDDEPQRLCGLKRGIRKTKDELFQEFCKRAGMRPKPKNIYFIASEEDTAATSDDEAQQRRHYKATSHFGNGQHNGGGGGRRDFARKSCQVDDERQNPRETDEDDEGEGGFSQLQDEDEHIYVIQDNPQYVTNPTYRNLRRSSMFVEPAHLRKINSNLSLAALYQPEKTAQKSSFAVDRSDSAMEIWPPPPSFSSGEPYFAAAKSAYYGSQNRLHQDYQPNVQIFQSRTLPRSFLKSHTNSQNSLGSGSLHASASALHNNYSSSQSRLTNMMLQQQHQQQQQQLLQQNLYLSQSHAAGIYNSAFALHKSSEDLAAARNNSNYAERRQQRPQNNSNNNDGRLQQPAVHWPAAIPSSPSGYAPNYQQIQQLGAPPTRTHHATAPHLAHALLTRSFSSNTSGGADSGIGSGGGSGSVVSVPPKFQRAYAFDEQRRASALLGETFDPEELERERRRSHASVYSGISMMAGQNGNGGINNNNNNTDHYDLINGTAV, encoded by the exons ACACGACTAGTGGAGGCATAAGTAACGGCACGAATACACACACAGACAGCACACAAAACACAATGCAACCGTGCAACATTACAAATTCCGCCATGTTGCACAATCATTCGTTGCAGCCGCATAAACTCACCGCAACGGCGTCAATTGAACGAGCGAATTTCGGCGGCAGCGTCACGCAGACTGGGCGCAGAGAGCAGTTCcaacagcaactacaacaacagaaGTCGCAACAATCGCTTTATGGCACGCTGCCGCGCTCCATGCCAGCCGCCGCACTGCAGCGCAACAGCAGCgccggcaacaacaaaaacaatcggGATTTGAACGGCATTACCGCATCCGGTGTCATTAACACGATTTCGGGCAGCCTGCCTTCGGCGACGGCGCTGGCGGCAGCAGACCGCAACGGCAGCCGAAGCAACTCGTCGCTAACAAGCGATTTGAATGGCGGTTTCGCCAGCGCCAACGCCACGCACTCGAAATCGAATAAATTAAATGGCATTCAACCGCAACAAATGCATAAGTCTCGAGAATTTCTCGTAACGAGGCCGGGCGGCCGGATGAGTcactaccaacaacaacgcatGCGACAATGCGGCAATAACAATGGCCTGCAACAACGCTACGGCAACGGTGGCTATTTGTGGATACTGACACCTGTTGCGGCGAG CATTTCAGTTGCCATTGTGATGGCGGCAATTGCTGGCCCACAATGGCTTTTCACCGAAGAAAAACTGCCAAATGCCAACTACAATGGCACCGCCAATTTTAATATGATGGACGATGGCGCCTACATAACAAAATACACGAAATCCAGTCTGTGGATTTTATGTACCGCCTTGCAAG GAGTGGACACATACAACTGCATAAAAATCGACTACTTCCCCAAGGAGGGTTACCAGCCTGATCCGCACGATTCCACGCCCGCGATTCCAT ACACTGTCACCAAATCGTGTCCATTCTTTTTGGCGTCGGGCGTGTTCCTTCTAATCAGCTTTATCGTCTTCCTAGTGCCAACCTGTTCGCATCAgaataatttatattacttCAGTGCGGGCATAATGTTCATCGTGTCGG GTTTATTAATGCTCATCGGCCTGATTGCCTACATATCCATACTAAAGGCGGAAATCGGTTCGAAGCTGCGTTCGCGCTCCAGCTTGCAGCCACCACTGTTTAAGGTCACCTACGGACAAAGTTTCTTCTTATTCGTGATCGGCTTTATAACCACAGAGTTTGTGGGACTCTTGAACATATTTCTCTACATTAGCTTACAAGAAATCGGATACTACAAC CATCTGCCTTGTTTCAACATCACCAATCTGCAGGAAAAACTGAAAGAGGGCGAAATCCCACAAAGCCACACCTACAAAAGCTACAAGCATTCTACAGCGTCGGCAGCGGTCGCACCCACTGTGCGCAAACCTCAACAAGGCCCACGGCTAGGCACTAATAGCCATCATCAGGTGCACAATGTGTGTCTGCCGCCGACCACGGCCGAAATGGAATTGAATGGCAAGCAGCTGTTGCAACACACCCACGGTTTTGTGCCGTGTCGCAAGCATCCGAATGCAGCGGAAGCGTTCGTCAATAGTGATTTGGAACGCAG GTATTATTTCGAGAAGTCACAGCAGCCAAAGTGCAATTTGCATTCGAAAAACTTTGCCAAATCTCTTAATGAACTCTACACTGACTCGGTTGCGGGTctgccaccgccgccgccgtcaGCCGTGAAAATGGGTGGCGTATCGCAGACCTTGCCTCGTATGCCGATGCAGTACACACAATTTGGCGACTTCACGCAAGATTATCCGCTCACCCGCAGCGTCTCGACCACCACAGACATCTACCCCAGTCACAACTCTCGGCACGCCACACCGCACATTGAACGCAGAAACCGACGCAACATGGCGACGAACACACGACCTCTTGACCCAGCAGTGGTGACACTAAGCGAAAGTGAACGCGGCGCTGAAAGCGAAAATGAAAGGAGTCAACGACGGCGTCGTCAATTGGCCGACAGCCAGTCCGACAGCTGCTACGATGATGATGAGCCACAGCGACTGTGTGGTTTGAAGCGGGGCATACGTAAGACTAAAGATGAACTCTTTCAGGAGTTCTGCAAACGTGCTGGCATGCGTCCAAAGCcgaaaaacatttacttcattGCCAGCGAAGAAGATACGGCGGCGACATCTGACGACGAAGCACAACAGCGTCGTCACTACAAAGCCACAAGTCATTTTGGTAATGGACAACATAATGGAGGTGGCGGTGGACGTCGAGATTTTGCCAGAAAGAGTTGCCAAGTAGATGACGAGCGGCAAAATCCGCGGGAAACAGATGAGGATGATGAAGGCGAGGGTGGATTTTCGCAGCTACAAGACGAGGATGAGCACATTTACGTTATTCAAG ATAATCCTCAGTATGTAACCAACCCAACATATCGCAACCTTCGTCGCTCCTCTATGTTCGTTGAGCCGGCTCATTTGCGTAAAATCAACTCCAATCTTTCATTGGCCGCATTATATCAGCCCGAAAAGACTGCTCAGAAGAGCTCATTTGCTGTAGACCGCAGCGACTCCGCAATGGAAATCTGGCCTCCACCGCCCAGCTTTAGCAGCGGAGAACCCTATTTCGCCGCTGCCAAGAGTGCCTACTATGGTTCGCAAAACCGTCTACACCAGGATTACCAACCCAACGTCCAAATATTTCAGAGTCGCACTTTGCCACGATCCTTTTTGAAAAGCCACACGAACTCGCAGAACAGCCTTGGCTCAGGTTCGCTACACGCAAGCGCTTCAGCACTACACAACAACTATAGCAGCAGCCAGAGTCGCTTAACAAACATGATgttacaacagcaacatcaacaacagcagcaacaactactACAGCAAAATCTTTATCTGTCACAATCACATGCCGCCGGAATCTACAACTCAGCCTTTGCGTTGCACAAATCCAGCGAAGACCTTGCTGCGgcgcgcaacaacagcaactatgCCGAACGCCGCCAGCAACGGCCAcagaacaacagcaacaacaatgatggAAGACTTCAGCAACCAGCAGTACATTGGCCTGCCGCCATACCGTCCTCACCATCCGGCTACGCACCCAACTATCAGCAAATCCAACAACTGGGCGCGCCACCGACACGTACGCACCATGCAACAGCTCCCCACTTGGCACACGCGCTTTTGACACGCTCCTTCAGCAGTAACACCAGCGGCGGCGCCGACAGTGGCATTGGCAGTGGAGGCGGTAGTGGCAGTGTGGTCAGCGTACCGCCGAAATTTCAGCGCGCCTACGCTTTCGATGAGCAGCGTCGAGCCAGCGCTTTATTGGGCGAAACATTTGACCCCGAGGAACTTGAGCGTGAAAGACGGCGTTCGCATGCCAGTGTTTACAGCGGCATATCCATGATGGCTGGACAAAATGGCAATGGTGgcatcaataacaacaacaacaacactgaccACTATGACTTGATTAATGGCACTGCTGTCTGA
- the LOC126760374 gene encoding uncharacterized protein LOC126760374, whose amino-acid sequence MANADMDMRANLTDLSKLPVKEFEKHFRDWMERDDVARSLQAKLRTDLISNFNKTALGRQILAQTTTTTTGGSAQRLTLSPLVLALNTLVAEFLYAQNCHFSLSVFCTEVPFRNTLPDFESSPHFRFSGDEIKEILEAIFSKTPQETPFKNSIIRKYEHNKNISLLMVILRYLLRQKEEYAKRIASIKPGTANEGTQTVEDNNTTHEPERRQQPNDSLKASCAKNEIPSTNVRYLNKYLVILSTKVKEMSEQLNDLRYNRGSLPSTRLAKSVRTRRYEKLNHSLERVTSQLKHMTHTKRKNKQVGAVVSAVDALATQFTKCVESFRSVSKELIASNEKQSQLQHILPTKPVLSQAAVQVDLSNGRSNCAEHKKPTAEKSYTDWVHEMRHTRNGQKFLDRIEVSLKKALNKQRELLRKESDQKLRHQKEVLKIQYKEKLMEHVSRLPQYDYSNEARMLNESIGQQLKEFESRHTELLQKIQNVHKTEATDLPTAAAEKEDAANANAQTDITDEIVRRVVREMEPKINPSDPQCSNNIHEITVSDTRTRDPLLKDVVNTQKQLQKMAQSIAQQERTVDQIVYEAKMRIQELENESNQLELNFRNYLDRQRLQAETMREVVSSLSESNKKDIPKIADSYRKTLKDIRTSSTLRAENERREVTTKSRHKTVESKNSLIDLTDQENKNPNFEYRNAILEAKTKLFKGDRQYAKMGSDEEEFKPLGFEPYYYNRNFGTSESQSNLISGNAHSFQWNENATRSSEPRTDDSNFNSNTNTVSARSNGAPLHRAYAVLPNTPQASIPKMDQLTSKATTSVTAEASKTSAAKPMQTAPAATMPAVTAKTTSVSTVVTAAVAAKRAGRYTNEWTPDGFLQHLEAASQTYSNQSASDHSKKEEEASDTVSSTRSAKKGGSPRGKVEGRDKKIGHGETTDSINPVEATVNLLETMERMHRLFTETPTGVKQDELSHSRADSLEKEKSKPKQRIQQSNQQKQHVMSPKTRKGGKTSSVTNESASTFRKFKQNKTERKERRTKTAKSAETPNSNGSFEEALNTFASSDVDARKISAERAVPATRPQYYNITSSATAINVLAPTISSTTFSICVDDNLKEVVSESSIEIASMVEAVDEEIELEELVAAVEEEEEVEEEVDEEYEPMGTVKVSSLPMPPIEEVSRVSSSSNSAVHLSDCGGGGGGAERRKKSDSGSDFWE is encoded by the exons ATGGCTAACGCGGACATGGATATGAGAGCCAACCTGACCGATTTATCTAAACTACCAGTCAAGGAGTTCGAGAAGCATTTCCGTGACTGGATGGAACGCGACGATGTGGCGCGGTCATTACAAGCAAAGTTGCGAACCGATCTCATATCAAActtcaacaaaactgcattaG gaCGTCAAATTTTGGCACAAACTACAACAACTACCACCGGTGGTTCCGCGCAGCGTTTGACACTCTCGCCATTGGTGTTGGCGCTCAACACGCTCGTTGCTGAATTTCTCTATGCACAAAACTGCCATTTTTCCTTGTCAGTCTTCTGCACCGAGGTACCATTTCGAAACACACTTCCGGATTTTGAGAGCTCGCCGCATTTCCGGTTCAGCGGCGATGAAATCAAAGAAATTTTAGAAGCCATATTTAGTAAAACACCACAAGAGACTCCatttaaaaatagtattattagaaaatatgaacacaataaaaatatttcactatTGATGGTGATCCTCCGGTATTTATTGAGACAGAAGGAGGAGTACGCGAAAAGAATTGCCTCTATTAAACCTGGCACAGCAAATGAAGGAACACAAACTGTCGAAGATAACAATACAACACATGAACCGGAACGCCGACAGCAACCAAACGACTCATTGAAAGCAAGTTGTGCGAAAAATGAGATACCGAGCACCAACGTAAGATACCTCAACAAATATTTAGTGATACTTTCCACCAAAGTAAAGGAAATGTCTGAGCAACTAAACGACTTGCGATATAACCGCGGCAGCTTGCCGTCTACACGTCTTGCCAAAAGCGTGAGGACTCGTCGCTACGAGAAGTTAAACCACAGTTTAGAACGAGTAACGAGTCAACTGAAGCATATGACGCACACTAAACGCAAGAACAAGCAAGTGGGCGCAGTTGTCTCAGCAGTCGACGCGTTGGCAACACAGTTTACGAAATGCGTCGAAAGTTTCAGATCGGTTTCGAAGGAGCTGATCGCCAGCAATGAGAAACAAAGTCAATTGCAGCATATATTGCCAACGAAGCCAGTGCTTTCGCAAGCTGCAGTACAGGTAGACCTCTCCAACGGACGGTCGAACTGTGCGGAGCATAAGAAGCCCACAGCGGAAAAATCCTACACCGATTGGGTGCATGAGATGCGACATACGAGGAACGGACAGAAGTTTTTAGACAGA ATAGAAGTATCACTAAAGAAAGCGCTAAATAAGCAGCGCGAGCTGCTGCGAAAGGAATCCGATCAGAAACTACGACACCAAAAAGAAGTGCTTAAAATACAATACAAGGAAAAATTAATGGAG CACGTCTCTCGTCTTCCACAATATGACTATTCCAATGAAGCGCGAATGCTTAACGAGAGTATTGGACAGCAATTGAAAGAGTTCGAGAGCCGACATACGGAACTTCTGCAGAAAATTCAGAATGTACACAAGACTGAAGCCACTGACTTACCCACTGCCGCAGCAGAAAAAGAGGATGCAGCGAATGCTAATGCACAAACCGATATAACAGATGAAATTGTGCGCAGAGTTGTCAGAGAAATG GAACCCAAAATCAATCCCAGCGATCCTCAGTGCTCTAACAATATACATGAAATTACTGTTTCTGACACCCGAACTCGAGATCCCTTGTTAAAGGATGTGGTGAATACACAGAAGCAACTGCAGAAGATGGCCCAAAGCATTGCACAGCAAGAGCGAACTGTGGACCAAATCGTTTACGAGGCTAA GATGCGCATTCAAGAGCTTGAGAATGAAAGCAATCAACTGGAATTGAATTTCCGGAATTATCTCGACCGACAGCGTCTGCAGGCCGAAACTATGCGCGAAGTAGTGTCCAGCCTTTCCGAGAGCAATAAAAAGGATATCCCAAAAATTGCCGACAGCTATCGCAAGACCTTAAAAGATATCCGAACATCTTCCACGCTCCGAGCGGAAAACGAACGGCGGGAGGTGACAACCAAAAGCCGACATAAAACGGTCGAATCAAAAAATTCGCTAATAGATTTAACTGatcaagaaaacaaaaatccgAATTTTGAGTATCGCAATGCAATTTTGGAGGCGAAAACAAAACTGTTTAAAGGTGATCGACAGTATGCTAAGATGGGTAGTGACGAGGAAGAATTCAAACCACTAGGTTTTGAGCCATACTATTACAATCGGAATTTCGGTACTAGCGAATCCCAGAGTAATTTGATATCGGGCAATGCCCACTCATTTCAATGGAATGAAAACGCTACAAGGTCATCTGAGCCACGAACGGACGATAGCAACTTCAACAGCAACACTAATACAGTGAGTGCCAGAAGCAACGGAGCTCCTCTCCATAGAGCTTATGCTGTCCTTCCAAATACTCCACAGGCAAGCATACCAAAAATGGACCAACTGACAAGTAAAGCAACTACCAGCGTGACTGCTGAAGCCTCAAAAACGTCTGCAGCGAAACCAATGCAAACAGCGCCAGCGGCAACTATGCCAGCAGTAACTGCCAAAACTACCTCGGTATCTACTGTTGTCACAGCTGCTGTTGCTGCGAAAAGAGCAGGCCGATACACTAACGAGTGGACACCGGATGGGTTTCTGCAACATCTGGAAGCTGCTTCGCAAACATATAGCAATCAAAGTGCGAGTGATCACAGTAAAAAGGAGGAGGAGGCATCGGACACAGTTAGTAGTACGCGTAGCGCCAAAAAGGGAGGGAGTCCAAGAGGTAAAGTTGAAGGTCGTGATAAAAAGATCGGTCATGGTGAAACCACTGACTCTATTAATCCAGTGGAGGCCACAGTGAACTTGTTAGAAACTATGGAGCGAATGCATCGGTTGTTCACCGAGACCCCAACAGGCGTAAAGCAGGACGAGTTGTCACATTCACGTGCCGACTCATTAGAAAAAGAGAAAAGTAAACCTAAACAAAGAATCCAACAAAGTaaccaacaaaagcaacatgtAATGAGTCCAAAAACTAGAAAGGGTGGCAAAACTTCATCTGTGACCAACGAGTCCGCCAGCACGTTCCGTAAATTCAAGCAGAATAAAACGGAACGAAAAGAGCGCCGAACAAAAACCGCAAAAAGCGCAGAAACTCCGAACTCTAATGGCAGCTTTGAGGAAGCTTTGAACACATTTGCCAGTTCTGATGTGGATGCACGGAAGATATCGGCGGAAAGAGCAGTACCAGCAACAAGGCCGCAGTACTATAATATTACAAGTTCAGCGACGGCAATCAACGTTCTGGCGCCAACAATTTCTTCAACAACCTTCTCCATATGCGTAGATGATAACCTAAAAGAAGTGGTGAGCGAGTCATCGATCGAAATCGCTAGCATGGTCGAGGCAGTTGATGAGGAGATAGAGTTGGAAGAACTGGTTGCGGCGgtggaagaagaggaagaggtcGAAGAGGAGGTCGATGAAGAGTACGAACCAATGGGCACTGTTAAAGTGAGCTCGTTGCCAATGCCCCCTATCGAAGAGGTATCACGTGTCAGTTCTTCCTCTAACAGTGCGGTGCACTTATCCGATTGCGGGGGCGGTGGCGGCGGTGCAGAACGCAGAAAGAAAAGTGATAGTGGCAGCGATTTCTGGGAGTAA
- the LOC126760386 gene encoding NEDD8 ultimate buster 1-like, with protein MSHIDNVIIQVRARLQLLGIKLWEDPYYFSDIGSIESEIDRLAQDFSTNLSLSISNCKLALTELQDGALRKLAARKEFNETGLATFSVRRINNQEGTQNMLEVKCDLNALGKELQSRIAEKLQLNDPNRVKCISAGKIIDPDRTLNAQGLKNNQQLMVIISEIDRDETNSKEAMYDRIRKIKMDVEAIVDSKRQLFEMEDQDGNPVFLPPNENRALLMAMGFCEKARAAIKRQHYDEALILLLEADEKFTTCNSGFLESVDNYALVNLDIVWCYLCLKNVTQLPDAQRRLDICEQSFRRSYGENMNRLIALKGNACPERALLMRLHLLQGVVLFHQNRRDEAYERLEVAGRELRELKVDDSAVEALVEMGYEPFEARLGLRACSGNLEQAINFIHDRREKKRDARERSHKERKVNSKLTRKNSDKDWVNPRSVCTLMEMGFSHDLVVAALKKCNNDLQRALDLLQTNSDELLKNLPKRENADTDLLEQLKQLGFNEDMTRVALETTSNDMEKALDFLVKIFGNEEELVKQMERISEAAKIAIAGDDTPSTSSGIGSLVNTALGKVKNEMESLKAYERFNEDITSNEQDYLDLPLLQEEQILAEYKRFLEQ; from the exons ATGTCCCACATAGACAATGTCATCATCCAGGTTAGAGCACGACTTCAGCTGTTGGGCATTAAATTGTGGGAAGACCCATATTATTTCTCAGATATTGGCAGCATAGAATCGGAAATTGAT CGGCTCGCGCAAGATTTTAGTACAAATTTGAGCCTCAGTATATCAAACTGCAAACTAGCACTAACGGAGCTGCAAGATGGTGCTTTACGAAAATTGGCTGCACGAAAAGAGTTCAATGAGACTG GACTCGCTACGTTCAGCGTTAGGCGCATCAACAACCAAGAAGGTACGCAAAATATGCTCGAAGTAAAATGCGATTTGAATGCTCTGGGAAAAGAATTGCAAAGTCGTATTGCCGAAAAACTACAGTTGAATGACCCAAACCGGGTCAAATGCATATCTGCCGGGAAAATTATTGATCCAGATAGAACACTCAATGCGCAGG GTCTGAAAAATAATCAGCAGCTTATGGTTATTATCAGTGAAATCGATCGTGATGAAACAAATTCCAAAGAAGCCATGTATGATCGcatacgaaaaattaaaatggatGTCGAAGCAATAGTAGACTCAAAGCGGCAGTTGTTTGAG ATGGAGGATCAAGATGGCAACCCTGTGTTCCTGCCTCCAAATGAGAATCGTGCACTCTTGATGGCGATGGGTTTCTGTGAAAAAGCGCGCGCCGCCATCAAAAGACAACATTACGACGAAGCTTTGATTCTGCTGCTCGAAGCTGATGAGAAATTTACTACCTGCAATTCTGGTTTTCTAGAGTCAGTAGACAACTATGCGCTGGTAAATCTCGATATTGTTTGGTGCTATTTATGCCTTAAG AACGTAACGCAACTGCCCGATGCTCAACGACGCTTAGACATTTGCGAGCAAAGTTTCCGGCGCAGCTATGGTGAGAATATGAATCGTCTCATTGCACTCAAAGGAAATGCATGCCCAGAGAGGGCACTTCTGATGCGCCTGCACCTGCTGCAGGGTGTGGTACTTTTTCACCAGAATCGACGTGATGAGGCCTACGAACGGTTAGAGGTTGCTGGCCGTGAGTTGCGCGAATTAAAAGTGGACGACAGCGCTGTTGAAGCACTGGTTGAAATGGGTTATGAACCGTTCGAAGCGCGTTTGGGTTTGCGTGCGTGTAGTGGCAATTTGGAACAGGCTATCAACTTCATACATGATCGCAGGGAGAAGAAACGCGACGCGCGTGAACGTTCGCATAAAGAGCGTAAAGTAAATTCGAAGCTAACGCGAAAAAACAGCGACAAAGACTGGGTGAACCCGCGCAGTGTCTGCACACTAATGGAAATGGGGTTTTCCCATGATCTTGTTGTTGCGGCGCTGAAAAAGTGTAATAATGACTTGCAGCGAGCG TTGGACTTGTTGCAAACCAATAGTGACGAGCTCTTGAAAAACTTgccaaaaagagaaaatgcggaTACTGACTTATTAGAACAG CTAAAACAACTTGGTTTTAACGAAGACATGACACGCGTTGCTCTTGAGACTACCTCAAACGATATGGAGAAGGCGCTCGATTTCCttgttaaaatatttggaaacgAAGAGGAGCTTGTTAAACAGATGGAGCGCATATCTGAAGCAGCTAAAATTGCCATCGCTGGCGACGATACGCCTTCCACATCAAGCGGTATTGGCTCGCTTGTGAATACGGCTTTGGGAAAAGTGAAGAACGAAATGGAATCCCTCAAGGCATACGAACGTTTCAATGAGGATATCACATCGAATGAGCAGGACTACCTCGATTTGCCACTACTACAGGAGGAGCAAATTTTAGCCGAATATAAACGCTTTTTAGAACAATGA